CATGACTCATGATCAATTGATGAACTGTCTTCTAACTTCAAAATGCACGTACGGACCTTACTTTGAAAAgtgttgtaatatatatatattttttgaaggatttttttttcaaatatatttataagtttataacacaAAACGAGTACTTATATTTACTAGGAAATTTGGATTAACATATCGGAGATGACTCCTCAAATAAAAACATGCACACAGAACACGTATAGCTTTATACCACGTAAGCCTAACgtaaattcaaaacaaaaataaacaatatctAGATTTCATGATGAGTTCTGTTTGCAGGGGATGATTCTCTTAACCATGGCGGTAACGGTAAAATCCCTCAGACCGACATGCGAAAATGGGGTATGCAACAAGGCGTCCTCCTTACAGATATCATTTTTCTACATATCTCTCTATACCATAGCTATTGGAGCCGGTGGAACAAAACCTAACATTTCCACATTTGGAGCGGACCAATTCGACAGTTATAGCattgaagagaaaaaacaaaaggtttCATTCTTCAACTGGTGGATGTTTAGCTCTTTCTTGGGTGCGTTATTTGCCACATTAGGCCTTGTCTACATCCAAGAGAATCTCGGATGGGGTTTAGGTTATGGCATACCTACAGTAGGACTCTTGGTTTCTCTCATTGTGTTCTATGTAGGAACATCATTTTACAGACACAAAGTTGTCAAATCAGACAATTTGGCGAAAGATTTGATTCAAGTTCCGATCACGGCATTCAAAAACCGAAATGTTCATTGTCCTGATGACCACTTGGAGCTTTATGAGCTTGACTCCCATTATTACAAAAGCAACGGTAAACATCAAGTTCATCACACTCCCACCTTCAGGTCAGTATTGCATACCAATTTCACTAAATAACTcatattttacaataatttctcactgaaagtttgaaacttgtCTCAAAAAATTCTGATtctgttgttttttatttttggccaTCTAAAATTTCTGATTTAAATACGGATAATCTTTTTGGCCattatttataaagaaaaaaaaacaagagactGTGACAGAGAATTATAGGCCAATAGAAATATAGAACCATTAATTGGATAATTTTCTTGACCAATTTATGCCTTCGTCTCTGGTAGGTTATGACGTGGTAAATATATAATCTAGTGTAGTGTACCTGCTCTGCTTTGTAGAATCTTTTATTTGATGGTCCCCAATTCTCACCTTCTACACGTTAATGTGTTCTCCAATATCTTCCCACTACAGTTTCGTGCCAAAATGATCAATTACATTGCCAAAGCTTCTtaagtttagaaaattaaagatATCACGAAGatattaaacaatttatgtGCGTAGCTTTACATGTTGGCATAAgtactttttattagtttttgctATAATAAGTCTATTACATGACATCTAGATTCAGAAAAATCACCTTTTGGACCGACTTTCATTTCTAGACATTTCCTgagtagaaaaaaatatcatagaCAAGACAAGACAAAGTAATTTTGAATAGAAAATGTgtatatagatttaaattaatttataatttggaTTGTGCTATTACAGGTTCTTGGACAAAGCGGCCATTAAGACACGTTCAAGAGAGTTACCATGTACGTTGACCAAAGTGGAAGTGGCAAAGCGTGTGCTAGGACTTACCTTTATATGGCTTGTCACTTTAATCCCAAGCACCTTGTGGGCACAAGTCAACACTCTCTTCGTCAAACAAGGGACCACGCTGGACCGCAAAATTGGGTCCAACTTCCAAATCCCTGCGGCTTCACTTGGGAGCTTCGTTACGCTCTCGATGCTTCTCTCAGTGCCCATGTACGACCAATACTTTGTTCCCTTCATGCGCAAGAAAACAGGAAACCCTAGAGGGATCACTCTACTCCAAAGGCTAGGGATAGGTTTTGCCATACAAATTGTTGCGATCGCGGTTGCTTCAGCCGTGGAGGTCAAGAGGATGCGTGTAATAAGGGAATTTCACATAACTAGCCCCAAACAGGTTGTGCCTATGAACATTTTCTGGTTGCTCCCTCAATACTCTCTTCTAGGCATTGGGGATGTGTTCAACGCCATTGGTTTGCTTGAGTTTTTCTATGATCAGTCACCCGAGGAGATGCAGAGCCTTGGAACAACGTTTTTCACGAGTGGCATCGGCCTTGGAAATTTCTTGAACAGCTTCTTGGTGACAATGATTGATAATATCACGAGTAAAGGCGGAGGGAAAAGTTGGATTGGGGATAATTTGAATGATTCTAGGCTTGATTACTATTATGGGTTTCTAATGGTGATTTCGATAGTGAACATGGGATTGTTCTTGTGGGTAGCAAGCAAGTATGTTTACAAGAGTGATGAGACCAAGGAGGTTAGTGGAGGATGTGTTCAGATGGATGCCAAAGCCTTAGATACATCTCCTCTTACCATCTAATTATAACAATgagaataatatgtatatatatggttttcaaaaatttcaagtTGTGAAATTCTAATTAACATGATGAATAAAACTTTAGTGTTTATTctaatcaaacaattaaaatgtgGAAGTAACGAGTTGTTACTCAAGATCAATGGTTTTGGTCTACTTGTTGAACCCAGAGATCGATCTCCATTGGTCACATATACGTGAACATTGGAGAATTCACATAATGTTGATAGGTACAGGCTTTCTGACCTTTAGATTCAACCAGTGATAAATCTATCGAGCAAGTTAACATTTTAGACTCTTATTATACAACCGTACTTTTCCCctatctaaaaaacaaaaaaaatgcacaTGATTTAAATAAGGCCAAAAGGAAGATATATAAGTACCAAGTGGAAACTGTGGAATAGTATGTTCCCTTGGGAAAAGGGATAAGTTAAGTACCATAGGATGAAGCAACCGTGACATTAGACCAAACCCAAAACATCACATCTCCTATAAGGATTCT
The sequence above is drawn from the Camelina sativa cultivar DH55 chromosome 4, Cs, whole genome shotgun sequence genome and encodes:
- the LOC104782526 gene encoding protein NRT1/ PTR FAMILY 5.1-like isoform X2 translates to MAFYGIASNLVNYLTTRLHEDTISSVRNVNNWSGAVWITPIAGAYIADSYIGRFWTFTASSLIYVLGMILLTMAVTVKSLRPTCENGVCNKASSLQISFFYISLYTIAIGAGGTKPNISTFGADQFDSYSIEEKKQKVSFFNWWMFSSFLGALFATLGLVYIQENLGWGLGYGIPTVGLLVSLIVFYVGTSFYRHKVVKSDNLAKDLIQVPITAFKNRNVHCPDDHLELYELDSHYYKSNGKHQVHHTPTFRFLDKAAIKTRSRELPCTLTKVEVAKRVLGLTFIWLVTLIPSTLWAQVNTLFVKQGTTLDRKIGSNFQIPAASLGSFVTLSMLLSVPMYDQYFVPFMRKKTGNPRGITLLQRLGIGFAIQIVAIAVASAVEVKRMRVIREFHITSPKQVVPMNIFWLLPQYSLLGIGDVFNAIGLLEFFYDQSPEEMQSLGTTFFTSGIGLGNFLNSFLVTMIDNITSKGGGKSWIGDNLNDSRLDYYYGFLMVISIVNMGLFLWVASKYVYKSDETKEVSGGCVQMDAKALDTSPLTI
- the LOC104782526 gene encoding protein NRT1/ PTR FAMILY 5.1-like isoform X1; its protein translation is MEAAKVYTQDGTVDLQGRPVLASKTGRWRACSFLLGYEAFERMAFYGIASNLVNYLTTRLHEDTISSVRNVNNWSGAVWITPIAGAYIADSYIGRFWTFTASSLIYVLGMILLTMAVTVKSLRPTCENGVCNKASSLQISFFYISLYTIAIGAGGTKPNISTFGADQFDSYSIEEKKQKVSFFNWWMFSSFLGALFATLGLVYIQENLGWGLGYGIPTVGLLVSLIVFYVGTSFYRHKVVKSDNLAKDLIQVPITAFKNRNVHCPDDHLELYELDSHYYKSNGKHQVHHTPTFRFLDKAAIKTRSRELPCTLTKVEVAKRVLGLTFIWLVTLIPSTLWAQVNTLFVKQGTTLDRKIGSNFQIPAASLGSFVTLSMLLSVPMYDQYFVPFMRKKTGNPRGITLLQRLGIGFAIQIVAIAVASAVEVKRMRVIREFHITSPKQVVPMNIFWLLPQYSLLGIGDVFNAIGLLEFFYDQSPEEMQSLGTTFFTSGIGLGNFLNSFLVTMIDNITSKGGGKSWIGDNLNDSRLDYYYGFLMVISIVNMGLFLWVASKYVYKSDETKEVSGGCVQMDAKALDTSPLTI